The following are from one region of the Mangifera indica cultivar Alphonso chromosome 14, CATAS_Mindica_2.1, whole genome shotgun sequence genome:
- the LOC123196070 gene encoding uncharacterized protein LOC123196070 yields the protein MDMDPASEEWELCNDDGFIYKRKKRRLDEPSSSRPTDPEEEERQRKERKRKALLKLKKHYQKEINMWELLSTTLYAMQEKTQDKRLQNLEEMPSFLDSASNLVEETETGCGSLVDKLILLVEAQEAIIHDVSNLCDVAEAMCNAQEEQLKQSFLDLPVWSSPQELMASLCDA from the exons ATGGACATGGACCCAGCATCAGAAGAGTGGGAGCTCTGCAACGACGATGGCTTCATTTACAAGCGAAAGAAGCGGCGGCTCGACGAACCATCGTCCTCTCGACCCACAGAtcctgaagaagaagaaaggcaACGAAAAGAACGCAAGAGAAAAGCGTTGTTGAAGCTCAAAAAACATTACCAGAAAGAGATCAATATGTGGGAACTTTTGTCCACTACTTTGTATGCAATGCAAGAGAAGACGCAAGATAAACGACTCCAGAACTTGGAGGAAATGCCCTCGTTTCTGGATTCGGCTTCGAACCTCGTTGAGGAGACTGAAACGGGTTGTGGGTCACTAGTTGATAAGCTTATTTTGCTG GTAGAAGCCCAAGAAGCGATAATTCATGATGTTTCGAATTTGTGCGATGTGGCAGAAGCAATGTGCAACGCGCAAGAGGAACAGTTAAAGCAATCCTTCCTCGATCTTCCTGTCTGGTCTTCACCACAGGAGCTCATGGCTTCACTGTGTGATGCGTAG
- the LOC123196065 gene encoding glucuronokinase 1-like, whose product MDEMIEHKAHARVGLLGNPSDVYYGRTISFSLGNFWATVKLQPSDHLVIKPHPVHDLVQFQSLHHLVNRLQNEGYYGGVRLLMAICKVFHGYCKDNNIYLHDGNFTLSYDTNIPRQTGLSGSSAIVCAALSCLLDFYKVRHLVKVEIRPNLILSAEKELGIVAGLQDRVAQVYGGLVYMDFSKEHMDSLGHGIYTQMDTDLLPPLHLIYAENPSDSGKVHSTVRQRWLDGDEFIISSMKEVASIAQEGQTVILEKNYSKLAELMNHNFDLRRSMFGDAALGSLNIEMVEVARRVGAASKFTGSGGAVIAFCPDGPSQVKLLEDACHKAGFSIQPVKIVPSYLTDVDKSTFSN is encoded by the exons ATGGATGAGATGATCGAGCATAAAGCGCATGCGAGAGTTGGATTATTAGGTAATCCCAGTGATGTGTACTACGGCCGTACCATCTCTTTCAGTCTTGGTAACTTCTGGGCCACTGTCAAATTACAGCCCTCCGATCATCTCGTTATCAAGCCTCATCCGGTTCATGATCTCGTCCAGTTTCAATCTCTTCATCACCTG GTGAATAGGTTGCAAAATGAAGGTTATTATGGAGGAGTGCGATTGCTTATGGCTATCTGTAAAGTTTTCCATGGCTATTGCAAGGACAACAATATTTATCTTCATGATGGGAATTTCACTCTATCTTATGATACAAATATCCCTCGACAG ACAGGACTTTCGGGTTCCAGTGCCATTGTATGTGCAGCCCTAAGCTGCCTGCTTGACTTTTACAAAGTCAGACATTTGGTCAAAGTGGAAATAAGGCCAAATCTTATCCTTAGTGCTGAGAAGGAACTTGGTATTGTTGCTGGTCTTCAAGATCGAGTGGCGCAAGTCTACGGTGGCCTTGTTTATATG GATTTTAGTAAGGAACACATGGATAGCTTGGGGCATGGCATCTATACACAAATGGATACTGATCTTCTTCCACCTCTCCATCTCATCTATGCTGAGAATCCAAGTGATTCTGGGAAG GTACACAGTACTGTCCGTCAAAGGTGGCTTGATGGTGatgaatttattatatcatcaatgAAGGAAGTTGCAAGTATTGCACAGGAAGGACAGACAGTAATACTTGAAAAGAACTATTCAAAACTTGCTGAGCTCATGAACCACAATTTTGACCTTCGAAG GAGCATGTTTGGAGATGCAGCATTGGGTAGTTTAAACATAGAAATGGTGGAGGTTGCACGGCGAGTGGGTGCTGCTTCAAAATTTACAGGCAGTGGAGGAGCTGTAATTGCATTCTGCCCTGATGGTCCTTCACAAGTGAAGCTTCTGGAGGATGCATGTCACAAAGCTGGATTTTCAATTCAACCGGTTAAAATCGTTCCTTCTTACCTAACTGATGTTGATAAAAGTACCTTTTCAAATTAG
- the LOC123196064 gene encoding GDSL esterase/lipase At5g14450-like — MECLRAFFGGFLLLWLWGLTASADTLPPCEFPAIYNFGDSNSDTGGISAAFEPIRAPYGEGFFHKPAGRDSDGRLIIDFIAERLKLPYLSAYLNSLGPDFRHGANFATGGSTIRRQNETIFQYGISPFSLDMQIVQFTQFKARTKDLYDEAKSETDRNKLPRSGDFAKALYTFDIGQNDLSVGFRTMNSDQLLAAMPDIISQLASAVTNIYQQGGRTFWIHNTGPIGCLPVNLFYIKNPPAGYLDQYGCVKTQNDMAIEFNKQLKERVVKLRSELPEAAIIYVDVYAAKYDLISKVKDLGYADALKVCCGYHENYDHVWCGNRANINNTEVYGASCKDPSKYVSWDGVHYTQAANQWVANHTHYGGLTDPPVPLVQACHRQ; from the exons ATGGAGTGTTTGAGAGCGTTCTTTGGGGGGTTTCTTCTCCTATGGCTATGGGGTTTGACTGCCAGTGCCGATACTTTACCACCATGTGAATTCCCTGCAATTTATAACTTCGGTGACTCTAATTCAGATACTGGAGGCATATCAGCTGCGTTTGAGCCGATTCGAGCTCCTTATGGAGAAGGGTTCTTCCATAAACCAGCTGGGAGAGATTCTGACGGCCGTCTCATCATAGACTTTATAG CTGAGCGTCTGAAATTGCCATACTTGAGTGCATATTTGAATTCACTCGGACCAGATTTTCGACATGGTGCCAACTTTGCCACCGGAGGATCAACCATTAGACGGCAGAATGAGACCATTTTTCAGTATGGAATTAGCCCTTTTTCTCTTGATATGCAGATTGTGCAATTTACCCAATTCAAAGCACGCACTAAAGATCTTTACGATGAAG CCAAGTCAGAAACAGATAGAAATAAACTTCCAAGATCTGGGGATTTTGCAAAGGCTCTTTACACATTTGATATAGGACAGAATGACCTTTCTGTCGGCTTTCGAACGATGAATTCCGATCAACTTCTAGCAGCAATGCCAGACATCATTTCTCAGTTAGCTTCAGCTGTAACT AATATCTATCAACAAGGAGGGAGGACATTTTGGATTCACAACACAGGGCCTATTGGTTGCTTGCCTGTGAATCTGTTCTACATCAAAAACCCACCAGCGGGCTATCTTGATCAGTATGGCTGCGTCAAGACTCAGAATGACATGGCTATAGAGTTCAACAAACAACTTAAAGAAAGAGTGGTCAAGCTAAGATCAGAGCTCCCTGAAGCTGCAATAATATATGTGGATGTTTATGCGGCAAAGTATGACTTGATCAGCAAGGTCAAAGATTTAG GATATGCTGATGCATTGAAGGTCTGCTGTGGGTACCATGAGAACTATGACCATGTGTGGTGTGGAAACAGGGCAAACATCAACAACACTGAAGTGTATGGAGCCTCCTGTAAAGACCCTTCAAAGTATGTCAGCTGGGATGGTGTACACTATACTCAGGCTGCAAATCAATGGGTTGCTAATCATACTCACTATGGCGGGTTGACAGATCCACCAGTTCCGCTTGTGCAAGCATGTCACCGGCAGTGA
- the LOC123196068 gene encoding uncharacterized protein LOC123196068 has protein sequence MEARAGAGAAMASDVEKKLGKEGKNLLGPPSFVELENGRLKCVETGHEMLLKDKDSYSQSKRCRLGLVDFALSHNKTPLNMFKQDPLSRAKLICKLTGDSVNKTEEHIWKHINGKRFLNKLEQKETGKLESNGTKGEEEAKTSANSVNKKNKKMKKRKEVEEIISEVRESSDKESDLEEADFWMPPVGERWDHDDGGDRWGSGAESGEKSDEENETDGEVEDDMKESEELSARTKRMSIEIGPSSFASRKKKSRKDKS, from the exons ATGGAGGCTAGAGCAGGAGCTGGAGCGGCAATGGCTTCGGACGTGGAGAAGAAGCTAGGAAAGGAAGGGAAGAATCTGTTGGGTCCGCCGAGTTTTGTGGAGCTCGAAAACGGTAGGCTCAAGTGTGTGGAGACGGGCCACGAGATGCTACTCAAAGACAAGGATTCCTATTCTCAGTCCAAGCGGTGCCGTTTAGGTCTCGTCGACTTCGCTTTGTCCCACAATAAGACCCCTCTTAACATGTTCAAGCAAGACCCTCTCTCCCG TGCAAAGTTGATATGTAAGTTAACGGGTGATTCGGTTAACAAGACTGAAGAGCACATCTGGAAGCATATTAATGGAAAACGGTTCCTCAACAAGCTAG AGCAAAAGGAAACCggaaaacttgaatcaaatggaacaaaaggagaagaagaagcaaaaacAAGTGCCAATAGTGTAaataagaagaataagaaaatgaagaagagaaaagaggtTGAAGAAATTATCTCTGAAGTGAGGGAGTCTTCAGATAAGGAGAGTGATTTGGAAGAAGCTGACTTTTGGATGCCCCCTGTTGGAGAACGGTGGGACCATGATGATGGTGGAGATCGATGGGGTTCAGGTGCAGAGTCAGGGGAGAAAagtgatgaagaaaatgaaacag ATGGTGAAGTTGAAGATGATATGAAGGAATCTGAAGAGCTTTCTGCTCG AACAAAGAGAATGTCCATAGAAATTGGACCAAGCAGCTTTGCctcaaggaagaagaagagtagGAAGGACAAGTCttga
- the LOC123196061 gene encoding LOW QUALITY PROTEIN: probable methyltransferase PMT9 (The sequence of the model RefSeq protein was modified relative to this genomic sequence to represent the inferred CDS: inserted 1 base in 1 codon), translated as MKHKCEKMNSSKLVTYVLLGLIVVLGLVCLYYGSFSAPGLRRSDDDSFDGSDPVLGGFAGNKDFDDLFEDQELNPEVPKSIPICDMKYSELIPCLDRNLIYQLKLKPNLTLMEHYERHCPPPERRYNCLVPPPKGYKIPIKWPASRDEVWKANIPHTHLAEEKSDQHWMVVNGDKINFPGGGTHFHDGADKYIVALSRMLKFPGDKLHNGGNIRNVLDVGCGXASFGAYLLSHDIVAMSLAPNDVHENQIQFALERGIPSTLGVLGTKRLPYPSRSFELAHCSRCRIDWLQRDGILLLELDRLLRPGGYFVYSSPEAYAHDPENRRIWNAMYDLLRSMCWRVVSKKDQTVIWAKPVSNSCYLKREPGTRPPLCGPEDDPDVTWNVLMKACIFPYSAKMHQEKGSGLVPWPMRLTAAPPRLAEIGVSPEEFRRDSNIWLARVTEYWKQMKSVVQKNSLRNVMDMNSNLGGFASALKDKDVWVMNVAPFHMSARLKIIYDRGLIGTVHDWCEAFSTYPRTYDLLHAWKVFSEIEELGCGIEDLLIEMDRMLRPDGYVIIRDKPSIINYIRKFVTALRWDGWISEVEPRIDALSSGEERVLIARKKLWDNGVMAI; from the exons ATGAAGCACAAGTgcgagaaaatgaatagttctAAGCTAGTGACTTATGTGCTTCTCGGACTCATTGTTGTTCTTGGGTTGGTTTGTTTGTACTACGGGTCGTTTTCGGCCCCGGGACTCCGTAGATCGGACGATGATTCTTTCGATGGATCTGACCCGGTTTTAGGCGGTTTTGCAGGGAACAAAGATTTTGATGACTTGTTTGAAGATCAAGAGCTCAATCCTGAAGTGCCCAAAAGCATCCCT ATCTGTGATATGAAATATTCAGAGTTGATACCATGTCTAGATAGAAaccttatttatcaattaaaactaAAGCCTAATTTGACATTAATGGAGCATTATGAGCGGCATTGTCCACCTCCAGAGCGGCGTTACAATTGCCTGGTTCCACCTCCAAAGGGTTACAAG ATTCCTATAAAGTGGCCAGCAAGCAGAGATGAAGTGTGGAAGGCTAATATACCTCATACACATCTGGCAGAAGAGAAGTCAGATCAGCATTGGATGGTTGTAAATGGAGACAAGATAAATTTCCCTGGTGGAGGGACCCATTTCCATGATGGAGCGGACAAGTACATTGTTGCTCTTTCCAGG ATGCTTAAATTTCCTGGTGATAAGCTCCACAATGGCGGAAACATCAGGAATGTTCTTGATGTGGGTTGCG TTGCAAGTTTCGGAGCCTATCTTCTTTCCCATGATATTGTAGCTATGTCCTTAGCACCTAATGATGTACACGAGAACCAGATACAGTTTGCACTGGAGAGGGGCATTCCATCAACTCTAGGTGTCTTGGGAACTAAACGACTTCCTTATCCAAGCAGATCATTTGAACTTGCACATTGTTCACGATGTCGGATTGATTGGCTTCAGAGAGATGGGATTCTCTTATTGGAACTTGACAGATTATTAAGACCAGGAGGGTATTTTGTGTATTCTTCTCCTGAAGCCTATGCACATGATCCAGAAAATCGAAGAATCTGGAATGCTATGTATGATCTTCTGAGAAGCATGTGCTGGAGAGTTGTTTCCAAGAAAGACCAGACTGTTATATGGGCAAAGCCAGTAAGCAATAGCTGTTACTTGAAGAGAGAACCTGGAACGCGGCCTCCTTTATGTGGGCCTGAAGATGACCCGGATGTTACATGGAATGTGCTCATGAAAGCATGCATCTTCCCTTACTCAGCTA AGATGCACCAGGAAAAAGGTAGTGGACTAGTTCCTTGGCCAATGAGGCTTACTGCAGCACCCCCTCGACTAGCAGAAATTGGTGTCAGCCCAGAGGAATTCCGCCGAGACTCT AATATATGGCTAGCTAGAGTGACTGAGTATTGGAAGCAAATGAAATCTGTTGTACAGAAAAATTCCTTAAGAAATGTTATGGATATGAACTCTAACCTTGGGGGATTTGCTTCTGCCCTCAAAGATAAAGATGTTTGGGTGATGAATGTTGCTCCCTTCCACATGTCTGCAAGATTGAAGATAATTTATGATCGAGGTCTCATTGGAACTGTTCATGATTG GTGTGAAGCATTCTCGACTTATCCTCGAACATATGATCTTCTTCATGCCTGGAAAGTATTTTCAGAGATTGAGGAGCTTGGTTGTGGAATAGAGGATTTACTAATTGAAATGGATAGAATGCTGCGGCCAGATGGATATGTAATTATAAGAGACAAACCTTCTATAATAAACTATATCCGAAAGTTTGTGACTGCCTTAAGGTGGGATGGCTGGATATCAGAAGTTGAACCAAGGATTGATGCTCTCTCCTCTGGTGAAGAAAGAGTTTTGATTGCAAGAAAGAAATTGTGGGACAATGGTGTTATGGCAATCTGA